The Chlamydiales bacterium region TAATTTATGACCATCTGGATCGAGGAAATAGAGGGACTTCCCTGGTGAGGTGTTTTCTTTAAATATTTTGATATCATTGCTGATAATTTTCTGACTCAGTAACTCAAAGTGTTTATCACTTACACTGAAAGCATAATGAGTATAACAAGGACTTGCAATCCGCTTTTCATCATGATTCAGGCAAAACCAAAAGTCTCCTACTAAAAAATAGGCGCCCCTATCCCATTTGCACAATGGTATAAACTGCAATAAATCTTTATAGAATGCAAATGAAGTTTCGACATTCTTTACGGCTAATGTGATATGATTGATACCTGTGAGCATAGTCTGACCTCCAGTAATGTGCCCGATTCAAATTTTTTACCTCTAAGAGTTTGAAAATTGAAATAAAGACTGGAGGAGATCAAAACCAACATTTGCACTCTTAGAAGTATCAATAAAGTACTTTGATTGCCAATCTTGCGTTTTTTTAGTTTGAGAGTTATCTGCTTTATCCCAAGGAGGATAAATGCGCATAGCCCTCTTACCTTCTTTTCCATGGCAAGATACAATTCCTTTTTCGCAGAGTACAGCTTTTGGAAAAACAAATTGGCCAAAATGATTTTCAGTACGCGCACTAATCACAAGAAAGCCAAAGGGATCGTTTAAATCATAGGGCATAATAGGTCCTACACCGATGCGCTTCCAAAAAGTGACAAATTGCCCAACTTTTTTCGGAGTGATCTTTCCTACGCGAAATTTAATAGAGTGGTTGTTTATAGTGAATTCAGCAGCTCCGTAATCTTCACTCTCATCTTCTATTTTCAAACTCTCAAGGACAAGCCCTAACGGCTTATAGATAAGGTCGTTAGCTAACAATAAATCTGAATGAACCCTTTTCGAAAAAATATTGTCTTTTAGCTCAATGACCACGATGCTTTTCCTTTCGCTTTTCTTGTTTGAGGGAAAATTGCTCATCTTTACGAGCCTGTTTTTCAACGCTGCTTATGTTTTTTTTCTCTTTCTTTTTCTTCTCAATTTCTTCTCGCATGTAATCTTGTGCTAAAGTTGAAGGCTTTGAAGTTTCTTTCATTTTTTCCATTTCACGACGAACTTCCCGCTGGACTCTTTTTGGATTCATTCGTTGAATTTGAATGCTGACTTCTTTGGCTTCTCCAAATTTTAGCTCTACATAATGATTGAGAACAAACTCATGTACTTCAGGATCGGAAGGTTCAGTACCAAAGATGTGCCGAGCGACTGCATACCCTTCTTTGTCGACTCTTTCAAAAGTTCCTACCCAAAACCGTTTGTCAAAGAAAATTGTAGCTTTGATCGTAGCCATGTTGAAAACCTGATTAAGGTGTAATACCAATGTATAAATCTAAAACAATATTTTGATGATCGGTTGCTCTTTCATCATAAATCTCAAAATCCGTCTTGTAAGAACGATGTCCACCTAATTGCTTTGAAGACATTTCCCAAATTTCTTTCCAAGCATTTACAATGACATCAGGCATCGGCGCAGGACTAGTTGTAAACTTTGCGTATTGTTGTTTTGGAATCACTAGCTGTCGAAACCCTTCAGGCAATAGATCATTAAAAGAAGAAACTTCTTCACCAATAAAATAAGTATATTCTCCATTGTGATCTGTTTCATAGTCGGTATAGGCACAAAATGTCGTGCCAGGCCTTTTTCGGTTTGAAATTTTCTCAGCCAATCCTTGATGGAAATATTTTTGAACACAAGGGAAAATATTTCCTTTTATTTTATCTAGCTCTTGCTCATTGCTAGTGCGAACGCAAATGCCGACTAACTTAATCTCAGACATTGTTATCAATTCTTTTTGCATCTTTCCCTCTCTTAAATTCCATAAATTAGATTCTTCTAAAAGTTGTTTGACTCGTGGAACAGTTTGAAGAATATCGATTTCATGCTCTTGCATTAGATAGGCAAATGGGAAAAAATTCTGACCGCCTTCTACCCATCCTACAAACCATCTAACTTTCAAGTTCTTACCATTTTCATCAACAGTGCTACCCAGTCCAGTTTTGCCAAATAATTTCCATCCGTGCGATATTTCTTCTTTAAACAGAAGATTTTTCGTCATTTAAAGGGCATTACTTGAAATCGGCAGCTTCTCTCGGATCATTTTTTGAATAAATTCAACTTGTTCTTTCGGAGAAATTTTTAAAGATGAACTTACCCATGCAGGATTGGTTGATCCTGGAGATACCATTCCTGTAGAGAAATCTTGATTTCCATACTCAAATGAGGATAAATATTGCTCGATTGTTTCAAGACCAAGTTGTAATGCGATAATCTTTGAAAACCAAATGCAAGAACGATTCATCCAAGTCTGTGGAGTTTGAGATCGTTTCCATGATTCCAAGAAATCATCATATCCTTGCTGAAAATGCCAGGTTGGGGTCTGCTCATTCTGTAAAGTCCCTGTGTCATATCCCATTAAGCTTAGAACAATTTTAAAAGAGGAGGCAGGAGTAACACGTTCCTCAATGCTAGAACCAAACTTTTTGATAATTTCGCTCGTCGAACCATCAATAAGAATGAAATTTTCTTCTCCAAGAAGCTGCTGATAAGAAAATCCTAGAAATGTCAATAATATGAAAAATATTCTCATCGTTCTTCTCCTCGGGACTATAAAGCTAGAGAAGATAGCATACTTTGATAAGGCTTGAAAAGAAGCAATTTACTGGAGTTGAAAGTTCTGAATGCGTCTCTCCACCTCCAAAATTCAGATTAAACCAAATCAAATAACGCTAAGTAAATCAAGGACTTACGGGAAGCCGATAAGTCCTTTTTCTTTTCACCTAGGCCACTTTTACCCAGTCTAGTGCGTAAAATTTGCGTAAAAAAATCAGCAATGATTTCTTGATTACCAATTTTGACTCTCCTTGAGGGGCCTTCAGTTAAAAGTTGCAATAAACCTTAGAAGTAATTACAATGTAATTATGTAAGGGGAGTGTGGTTATGGCTCATATTATTCATATAGGAAATTCATTGGGTGTAAGAATTCCCAAAACAATCATTCAACAAGTAGGATTCAAAGAAGATATGGATCTTATTTTCAAAGTTACTGAGGAGGGATTGCTGATCTCTCCCAAAAAGCAAACCAGAGACGGATGGGAACAAAAATTTAAATCTTCTACAAAAGGACTTAAACAACCTTCTTTATTAGGCGATTTTTCCAATGAGTTTGACAAAGACGAGTGGCAATGGTAAAGCAATTCGAAGTTTACCTGATAAATCTGGATCCAACAACTGGAAGCGAGATTAAAAAAACACGTCCTTGCGTTGTTATCTCGCCAAATGAAATGCATGGATTAAATACTGTCATCATAGCGCCTATGACTTCAACATGTAAAATATACCCAACACGTATCCCTGTCTTTTTTGAGAAAAAAGAAGGGTATATTGTTTTGGATCAACTTCGTACGGTAGACAAATCACGGTTGGTAAAACTGCTCGGAAAAATTGAAAAAGAAACTACTCATAATGTTCTTGCAATATTGCAAGAGATGTTTACCTGAAGATAGACTTGAAAAGAAGCAGCAATTAGGAGCGGGATGTTTTACGAAAGAAAATAAGAAATTATAAGAAAATTCTTCTCATAGAAATGACATGTTAACGTAAAATGCAAAAAATTATTATGTATATTTTGTGATAGCGTTTTCAACGAGTACGTTACATTATAATGGACCCCGAAATTTAGACACCCCAAATCGCGCAACTTTCTGATAAACTAAACGCAGAAAGGATAGCAACTATGGGAAAGTACAATCAATATACGGCAGAATTTAAAATGAAAGTGGCCCTAGAGGCCGCACA contains the following coding sequences:
- a CDS encoding type II toxin-antitoxin system PemK/MazF family toxin, whose product is MVKQFEVYLINLDPTTGSEIKKTRPCVVISPNEMHGLNTVIIAPMTSTCKIYPTRIPVFFEKKEGYIVLDQLRTVDKSRLVKLLGKIEKETTHNVLAILQEMFT
- a CDS encoding VOC family protein; the protein is MLTGINHITLAVKNVETSFAFYKDLLQFIPLCKWDRGAYFLVGDFWFCLNHDEKRIASPCYTHYAFSVSDKHFELLSQKIISNDIKIFKENTSPGKSLYFLDPDGHKLEIHVDDWKTRLQVKKKELGTWKNVEWFI
- a CDS encoding YjdF family protein gives rise to the protein MATIKATIFFDKRFWVGTFERVDKEGYAVARHIFGTEPSDPEVHEFVLNHYVELKFGEAKEVSIQIQRMNPKRVQREVRREMEKMKETSKPSTLAQDYMREEIEKKKKEKKNISSVEKQARKDEQFSLKQEKRKEKHRGH
- a CDS encoding MepB family protein, translated to MVIELKDNIFSKRVHSDLLLANDLIYKPLGLVLESLKIEDESEDYGAAEFTINNHSIKFRVGKITPKKVGQFVTFWKRIGVGPIMPYDLNDPFGFLVISARTENHFGQFVFPKAVLCEKGIVSCHGKEGKRAMRIYPPWDKADNSQTKKTQDWQSKYFIDTSKSANVGFDLLQSLFQFSNS
- a CDS encoding penicillin-binding transpeptidase domain-containing protein, whose protein sequence is MRIFFILLTFLGFSYQQLLGEENFILIDGSTSEIIKKFGSSIEERVTPASSFKIVLSLMGYDTGTLQNEQTPTWHFQQGYDDFLESWKRSQTPQTWMNRSCIWFSKIIALQLGLETIEQYLSSFEYGNQDFSTGMVSPGSTNPAWVSSSLKISPKEQVEFIQKMIREKLPISSNAL
- a CDS encoding AbrB/MazE/SpoVT family DNA-binding domain-containing protein gives rise to the protein MAHIIHIGNSLGVRIPKTIIQQVGFKEDMDLIFKVTEEGLLISPKKQTRDGWEQKFKSSTKGLKQPSLLGDFSNEFDKDEWQW
- a CDS encoding effector binding domain-containing protein, which produces MTKNLLFKEEISHGWKLFGKTGLGSTVDENGKNLKVRWFVGWVEGGQNFFPFAYLMQEHEIDILQTVPRVKQLLEESNLWNLREGKMQKELITMSEIKLVGICVRTSNEQELDKIKGNIFPCVQKYFHQGLAEKISNRKRPGTTFCAYTDYETDHNGEYTYFIGEEVSSFNDLLPEGFRQLVIPKQQYAKFTTSPAPMPDVIVNAWKEIWEMSSKQLGGHRSYKTDFEIYDERATDHQNIVLDLYIGITP